The Acidimicrobiales bacterium genome contains the following window.
GATCTCCTGGGCAGGCAATTACCTCATCAATCCGTGGGACGACGACGGACTCGTCGACATCAAGCAGTGGCCGCGGTTCCGCGCCTACCTGGAGCAGAACGGAGATCGGGTCAAGGCTCGCCACACGGCCGCGAAGGCGCCCGATCGCTGGTGGAAGACGATCGATCGAATGACTCCCGGGCTCCGCACCACGCCGAAGCTGCTGCTGCCGGAGATGAAGGCGTCGGCTCACCCGGTGCTAGACGAAGGCCACTATTACCCGCACCACAACCTGTACTACGTCACGTCATCCGGCTGGGACCTCGAAGTGCTCGGCGGGCTGATGCTCTCCGACGTGGCAAACCTGTTCATCGGCGCCTACTGCGTGAAGATGCGCGGAGGCACCTACCGGTTCCAGGCGCAATACCTCCGCCGGATCCGCGTGCCCGATCCCGCCAGTCTTCGACCGGCGGATTGCAAGGCGCTGGTGACGGCGTTCGGACACCGCGACGTTGA
Protein-coding sequences here:
- a CDS encoding SAM-dependent methyltransferase; this translates as ISWAGNYLINPWDDDGLVDIKQWPRFRAYLEQNGDRVKARHTAAKAPDRWWKTIDRMTPGLRTTPKLLLPEMKASAHPVLDEGHYYPHHNLYYVTSSGWDLEVLGGLMLSDVANLFIGAYCVKMRGGTYRFQAQYLRRIRVPDPASLRPADCKALVTAFGHRDVEAATGVACRAYGVDRHVLSTGRRAEVA